The Orcinus orca chromosome 16, mOrcOrc1.1, whole genome shotgun sequence genome includes a window with the following:
- the LOC101287059 gene encoding RNA-binding protein 12 isoform X2, protein MAVVIRLQGLPIVAGTMDIRHFFSGLTIPDGGVHIVGGELGEAFIVFATDEDARLGMMRTGGTIKGSKVTLLLSSKTEMQNMIELSRRRFETANLDIPPANASRSGPPPSSGMSGRVNLPTTVPNFNNPSPSVVTAATSVHESNKNVQTFSTASIGTAPPNMGASFGSPTFSSTIPSTASPMNTVPPPPIPPIPAMPSLPPMPSIPPIPVPPPVPTLPPVPPVPPIPPVPSVPPMTPLPPMSGMPPLNPPPVAPLPAGMNGSGAPMNLNNNLNPVFLGPLNPVNPIQMNSQSSVKPLPINPDDLYVSVHGMPFSAMENDVRDFFHGLRVDAVHLLKDHVGRNNGNGLVKFLSPQDTFEALKRNRMLMIQRYVEVSPATERQWVAAGGHITFKQSIGPSGQNHPPPQALPRSKSPSGQKRSRSRSPHEAGFCVYLKGLPFEAENKHVIDFFKKLDIVEDSIYIAYGPNGKATGEGFVEFRNEADYKAALCRHKQYMGNRFIQVHPITKKGMLEKIDMIRKRLQNFSYDQREMMLNPEGDVTSAKVCAHITNIPFSITKMDVLQFLEGIPVDENAVHVLVDNNGQGLGQALVQFKNEDDAHGPLRDLGSAVHFM, encoded by the coding sequence ATGGCTGTGGTCATCCGTTTGCAAGGTCTCCCAATTGTGGCGGGGACCATGGACATTCGCCACTTCTTCTCTGGATTGACCATCCCTGATGGGGGCGTGCATATTGTAGGGGGTGAACTGGGTGAGGCTTTCATCGTTTTTGCCACTGATGAAGATGCAAGGCTTGGTATGATGCGCACAGGTGGTACAATTAAAGGGTCAAAAGTAACACTATTGTTGAGTAGTAAAACGGAAATGCAGAATATGATTGAACTGAGTCGTAGGCGTTTTGAAACTGCCAACTTAGATATACCACCAGCAAATGCTAGTAGATCAGGACCTCCACCTAGTTCAGGAATGAGTGGCAGGGTAAACTTGCCTACGACAGTACCCAACTTTAATAATCCCTCACCCAGTGTAGTTACTGCCGCCACTTCTGTTCATGAAAGCAACAAAAACGTACAGACATTTTCCACAGCCAGCATAGGAACGGCTCCTCCAAATATGGGGGCCTCCTTTGGGAGCCCAACGTTTAGCTCAACCATTCCGAGCACAGCCTCTCCAATGAACACAGTCCCACCTCCACCAATTCCTCCAATCCCAGCGATGCCATCTTTGCCGCCAATGCCGTCCATTCCTCCAATACCAGTTCCTCCCCCGGTACCTACATTGCCTCCTGTGCCTCCTGTGCCCCCAATACCCCCAGTCCCTTCTGTGCCACCCATGACCCCACTGCCACCCATGTCAGGCATGCCACCCTTGAACCCGCCACCTGTGGCACCTCTACCTGCTGGAATGAATGGCTCTGGAGCACCTATGAATCTGAACAATAACCTGAACCCTGTGTTTCTGGGTCCATTGAATCCTGTTAACCCTATCCAGATGAACTCTCAAAGCAGTGTGAAACCACTTCCCATCAACCCTGATGATCTGTATGTCAGTGTGCATGGAATGCCCTTTTCTGCAATGGAAAATGATGTCAGAGATTTTTTCCATGGGCTCCGTGTTGATGCCGTGCATTTGTTGAAAGATCATGTAGGTCGAAATAATGGGAATGGATTGGTTAAGTTTCTCTCCCCTCAAGATACATTTGAAGCTTTGAAGCGAAACAGAATGCTGATGATTCAACGCTATGTGGAAGTTAGTCCTGCCACAGAGAGACAGTGGGTAGCTGCTGGAGGCCATATCACTTTTAAGCAAAGTATAGGACCTTCTGGACAAAACCATCCCCCTCCTCAGGCACTTCCCAGGTCAAAATCGCCCAGTGGGCAGAAAAGGTCAAGGTCAAGATCACCACACGAGGCTGGTTTTTGTGTTTACTTGAAAGGGCTACCCTTTGAAGCAGAAAACAAAcatgtcattgatttttttaaaaagttggataTTGTGGAAGATAGTATTTATATTGCTTATGGACCCAATGGGAAAGCAACGGGTGAAGGCTTCGTAGAGTTCAGGAATGAGGCTGACTATAAGGCTGCTCTTTGTCGTCATAAACAATACATGGGCAATCGCTTTATTCAAGTTCATCCAATTACCAAGAAAGGTATGCTAGAAAAGATAGATATGATTCGAAAAAGATTGCAGAACTTCAGCTATGACCAGAGGGAAATGATGTTAAATCCGGAGGGGGATGTCACCTCTGCCAAAGTCTGTGCGCATATAACAAATATTCCCTTCAGCATTACCAAGATGGATGTTCTCCAATTCCTAGAAGGAATCCCAGTGGATGAAAATGCTGTACATGTTCTTGTTGATAACAATGGGCAAGGTCTAGGACAGGCATTGGTTcagtttaaaaatgaagatgatgCAC
- the LOC101287059 gene encoding RNA-binding protein 12 isoform X1: MAVVIRLQGLPIVAGTMDIRHFFSGLTIPDGGVHIVGGELGEAFIVFATDEDARLGMMRTGGTIKGSKVTLLLSSKTEMQNMIELSRRRFETANLDIPPANASRSGPPPSSGMSGRVNLPTTVPNFNNPSPSVVTAATSVHESNKNVQTFSTASIGTAPPNMGASFGSPTFSSTIPSTASPMNTVPPPPIPPIPAMPSLPPMPSIPPIPVPPPVPTLPPVPPVPPIPPVPSVPPMTPLPPMSGMPPLNPPPVAPLPAGMNGSGAPMNLNNNLNPVFLGPLNPVNPIQMNSQSSVKPLPINPDDLYVSVHGMPFSAMENDVRDFFHGLRVDAVHLLKDHVGRNNGNGLVKFLSPQDTFEALKRNRMLMIQRYVEVSPATERQWVAAGGHITFKQSIGPSGQNHPPPQALPRSKSPSGQKRSRSRSPHEAGFCVYLKGLPFEAENKHVIDFFKKLDIVEDSIYIAYGPNGKATGEGFVEFRNEADYKAALCRHKQYMGNRFIQVHPITKKGMLEKIDMIRKRLQNFSYDQREMMLNPEGDVTSAKVCAHITNIPFSITKMDVLQFLEGIPVDENAVHVLVDNNGQGLGQALVQFKNEDDARKSERLHRKKLNGREAFVHVVTLEDMREIEKNPPAQGKKGLKMPVPGNPAVPGIPSVGMPSAGMPNAGMPNTGMPAAGMPGAGMPGVGIHSAGMPSAGMPSAGGEEHAFLTVGSKEANNGPPFNFPGNFGGSNAFGPPLPPPGLGGAFGDARPGMPSVGNSGLPGLGLDVPGFGGGPNNLSGPGFGGGPQNFGNGPGSLGGPPGFGSGPPGHLSGPPAFGPGPGPGPGPVHVGGPPGFGSSSGKPGPTVIKVQNMPFTVSIDEILDFFYGYQVIPGSVCLKYNEKGMPTGEAMVAFESRDEATAAVIDLNDRPIGSRKVKLVLG; encoded by the coding sequence ATGGCTGTGGTCATCCGTTTGCAAGGTCTCCCAATTGTGGCGGGGACCATGGACATTCGCCACTTCTTCTCTGGATTGACCATCCCTGATGGGGGCGTGCATATTGTAGGGGGTGAACTGGGTGAGGCTTTCATCGTTTTTGCCACTGATGAAGATGCAAGGCTTGGTATGATGCGCACAGGTGGTACAATTAAAGGGTCAAAAGTAACACTATTGTTGAGTAGTAAAACGGAAATGCAGAATATGATTGAACTGAGTCGTAGGCGTTTTGAAACTGCCAACTTAGATATACCACCAGCAAATGCTAGTAGATCAGGACCTCCACCTAGTTCAGGAATGAGTGGCAGGGTAAACTTGCCTACGACAGTACCCAACTTTAATAATCCCTCACCCAGTGTAGTTACTGCCGCCACTTCTGTTCATGAAAGCAACAAAAACGTACAGACATTTTCCACAGCCAGCATAGGAACGGCTCCTCCAAATATGGGGGCCTCCTTTGGGAGCCCAACGTTTAGCTCAACCATTCCGAGCACAGCCTCTCCAATGAACACAGTCCCACCTCCACCAATTCCTCCAATCCCAGCGATGCCATCTTTGCCGCCAATGCCGTCCATTCCTCCAATACCAGTTCCTCCCCCGGTACCTACATTGCCTCCTGTGCCTCCTGTGCCCCCAATACCCCCAGTCCCTTCTGTGCCACCCATGACCCCACTGCCACCCATGTCAGGCATGCCACCCTTGAACCCGCCACCTGTGGCACCTCTACCTGCTGGAATGAATGGCTCTGGAGCACCTATGAATCTGAACAATAACCTGAACCCTGTGTTTCTGGGTCCATTGAATCCTGTTAACCCTATCCAGATGAACTCTCAAAGCAGTGTGAAACCACTTCCCATCAACCCTGATGATCTGTATGTCAGTGTGCATGGAATGCCCTTTTCTGCAATGGAAAATGATGTCAGAGATTTTTTCCATGGGCTCCGTGTTGATGCCGTGCATTTGTTGAAAGATCATGTAGGTCGAAATAATGGGAATGGATTGGTTAAGTTTCTCTCCCCTCAAGATACATTTGAAGCTTTGAAGCGAAACAGAATGCTGATGATTCAACGCTATGTGGAAGTTAGTCCTGCCACAGAGAGACAGTGGGTAGCTGCTGGAGGCCATATCACTTTTAAGCAAAGTATAGGACCTTCTGGACAAAACCATCCCCCTCCTCAGGCACTTCCCAGGTCAAAATCGCCCAGTGGGCAGAAAAGGTCAAGGTCAAGATCACCACACGAGGCTGGTTTTTGTGTTTACTTGAAAGGGCTACCCTTTGAAGCAGAAAACAAAcatgtcattgatttttttaaaaagttggataTTGTGGAAGATAGTATTTATATTGCTTATGGACCCAATGGGAAAGCAACGGGTGAAGGCTTCGTAGAGTTCAGGAATGAGGCTGACTATAAGGCTGCTCTTTGTCGTCATAAACAATACATGGGCAATCGCTTTATTCAAGTTCATCCAATTACCAAGAAAGGTATGCTAGAAAAGATAGATATGATTCGAAAAAGATTGCAGAACTTCAGCTATGACCAGAGGGAAATGATGTTAAATCCGGAGGGGGATGTCACCTCTGCCAAAGTCTGTGCGCATATAACAAATATTCCCTTCAGCATTACCAAGATGGATGTTCTCCAATTCCTAGAAGGAATCCCAGTGGATGAAAATGCTGTACATGTTCTTGTTGATAACAATGGGCAAGGTCTAGGACAGGCATTGGTTcagtttaaaaatgaagatgatgCACGTAAGTCTGAACGCTTACACCGTAAAAAACTTAATGGGAGAGAAGCTTTTGTTCATGTAGTCACTCTAGAAGATATGAGAGAGATTGAGAAAAATCCTCCTGCCCAAGGAAAAAAGGGGTTAAAGATGCCTGTGCCAGGTAATCCCGCAGTTCCAGGAATTCCCAGTGTGGGAATGCCCAGTGCGGGAATGCCCAATGCAGGAATGCCCAATACGGGAATGCCTGCTGCAGGAATGCCCGGTGCTGGAATGCCCGGTGTGGGAATACACAGTGCGGGAATGCCTAGTGCGGGAATGCCTAGTGCAGGAGGTGAAGAGCATGCCTTCTTGACTGTAGGATCTAAGGAGGCCAACAATGGGCCTCCATTTAACTTTCCTGGTAATTTTGGTGGGTCAAATGCCTTTGGACCACCACTCCCTCCTCCAGGATTAGGAGGGGCCTTTGGTGATGCTAGGCCTGGAATGCCTTCAGTTGGAAATAGTGGTTTGCCTGGTCTAGGACTGGATGTTCCAGGTTTTGGAGGTGGACCAAATAATTTAAGTGGACCAGGATTTGGAGGGGGCCCTCAGAATTTTGGAAATGGTCCTGGTAGCTTAGGTGGCCCCCCTGGCTTTGGAAGCGGCCCTCCTGGGCATTTGAGTGGGCCTCCAGCCTTTGGccctggcccaggcccaggcccaggcccagtcCATGTTGGTGGTCCTCCTGGCTTTGGATCTAGTTCTGGAAAACCAGGACCAACAGTAATCAAAGTACAGAACATGCCCTTCACTGTGTCTATTGATGagattttagatttcttttatgGCTATCAAGTGATCCCAGGCTCAGTGTgtttaaaatacaatgaaaaaggtATGCCCACAGGTGAAGCTATGGTGGCTTTCGAATCTCGGGATGAAGCCACAGCTGCTGTCATTGACTTAAATGACAGACCTATTGGCTCTAGGAAAGTAAAACTCGTATTAGGGTAG